The following proteins come from a genomic window of Meleagris gallopavo isolate NT-WF06-2002-E0010 breed Aviagen turkey brand Nicholas breeding stock chromosome Z, Turkey_5.1, whole genome shotgun sequence:
- the HDHD2 gene encoding haloacid dehalogenase-like hydrolase domain-containing protein 2: protein MAARRALKAVLVDLSGTLHVEDSAVPGAQEALKRLRGAPVTIRFVTNTTKECKKDLLERLTKLGFDIAEHEIFTSLTAARNLLEQKQVRPLLLVDEKALPDFTGIATDDPNAVVIGLAPEHFHYEMMNKAFRLILDGAPLIAIHKARYFKKKNGLALGPGPFVAGLEYATDIKATVVGKPEKTFFLEALRGTSCAPEEAVMIGDDCRDDVGGAQNAGMRGILVRTGKYRPADENKINPAPYLTCESFPEAVEHILEHLL, encoded by the exons ATGGCAGCTCGGCGTGCGCTGAAAGCTGTCCTGGTGGATCTCAGTGGCACGCTGCACGTCGAAGACTCGGCCGTGCCGGGTGCGCAGGAAGCTCTTAAAAG GCTGCGTGGTGCTCCGGTTACAATTCGCTTCGTGACCAACACCACCAAAGAGTGCAAGAAGGACCTGCTGGAGAGGCTGACCAAACTGGGCTTTGACATTGCAGAACATGAAATCTTCACGTCTCTGACAGCAGCCAGAAATCTCCTGGAGCAGAAGCAAGTGCGGCCACTCCTCTTGGTGGATGAGAAGGCCCTGCCTGATTTCACAG GGATCGCCACTGATGACCCCAATGCAGTAGTCATAGGACTGGCTCCTGAACACTTTCACTATGAGATGATGAATAAAGCTTTTCG GTTGATTTTGGATGGTGCTCCTCTTATAGCTATACATAAAGCCAggtatttcaagaaaaaaaatggcttgGCTCTGGGACCTGGACCTTTTGTAGCTGGACTGGAATATGCCACAGACATCAAAGCAACAGTGGTGGGAAAGCCAGAGAAAACATTCTTCCTGGAAGCTTTACGAGGGACTAGCTGTGCCCCAGAGGAGGCTGTCATGATTGGTGAT GACTGCAGGGATGACGTTGGTGGGGCCCAGAATGCAGGCATGCGTGGGATTTTGGTCAGGACTG GTAAATATCGACcagcagatgaaaacaaaatcaatccAGCTCCTTACTTAACCTGTGAGAGTTTCCCAGAGGCAGTAGAACATATCTTAGAGCATCTGCTATGA